A single window of Haloferax sp. Atlit-12N DNA harbors:
- the dgoD gene encoding galactonate dehydratase — IRRVDNPSAVADAVDRLRTVREAVGPEVDIGVDFHGRVTKPMAKRLPKALEPHEPFFIEEPVLPEHNDALPDIAAQTSTPIATGERMYSRWDYKHVFEDQSVDVIQPDLSHAGGITEVKKIAAMAEAYDVAMAPHCPLGPLALASCLQVDAVAPNALIQEQSLDIHYNESNDVLDYLEDPSVFDYDDGYVDLPDGPGLGVDIDIDYVRE; from the coding sequence GATTCGACGAGTGGACAACCCAAGCGCTGTCGCGGACGCTGTCGACCGTCTCCGAACCGTCCGAGAGGCGGTCGGTCCCGAGGTCGACATTGGCGTCGACTTCCACGGGCGAGTCACGAAGCCGATGGCCAAGCGACTGCCGAAGGCGCTCGAACCGCACGAGCCATTCTTCATCGAGGAACCAGTTCTCCCTGAGCACAACGACGCACTCCCGGATATTGCGGCGCAGACATCGACACCCATCGCAACCGGCGAACGAATGTATTCACGGTGGGACTACAAACATGTCTTCGAAGACCAGTCGGTCGATGTCATCCAGCCAGACCTCTCACACGCTGGCGGCATCACCGAAGTGAAGAAGATCGCAGCAATGGCTGAGGCGTACGATGTGGCGATGGCACCACACTGCCCACTCGGTCCGCTTGCGCTCGCCTCATGTCTCCAAGTAGACGCCGTCGCACCAAACGCGCTCATTCAAGAGCAGAGCCTCGACATCCACTACAACGAGAGCAACGACGTACTAGACTACCTCGAAGATCCCTCGGTCTTCGACTACGATGATGGCTACGTTGACCTCCCAGACGGTCCAGGTCTCGGCGTCGACATCGACATCGACTACGTTCGTGAGC